GCCCTGCGCCACGCGTTCCTTCGCCTTGTGCAGCAGGCCGAGCCGGTTCTGCGCCGCGGCCCGCTCCGGGCCGTCGGGCAGCGTGGTCAGCCGGGACGTGGTGGCGACGATCTCCGCGGTCAGGCGTTCGGTGGCCTCCTCGACGGTGAGCAGGTCGAGGTCGGACCAGTCCGAGGTGTTCGGGTCCGGCCGGGGCATCAGACCGCCCGCGGGAAGTTGAACAGCTCGCGACTGTTCCACTCGACCATCCGGTGCACCTCGTCGTCGGGGATCTCGGCGAAGACCTCGATGGCCCGCTTCCGGCTGTTCGGCCAGTTCGAGTCCGAGTGCGGGTAGTCGCACTCCCAGGTGATCCGGTCGACGCCGATCTCGTGACGGCTGCTCAGCCCGTGCACGTCGTCGATGAAGCAACCCCAGATGTTCCGCCGGAACAGCTCCGAGGGCGGGACCTCGCGGTTGACGTTCTGGTACCAGCGGTGTCGCTCCCAGACGTAGTCGGCGCGCTCCAGGATGTACGGGAGCCAGCCGATACCACCCTCAGCCAGCGAGACCTTCAACCGGGGGAACTTGTGGAACACCGGCGAGAACATCAAGTCGGTGGCCGCGAACATCGAATTGCAGCCGAACAGGGTGATCGTGACCGCGAACGGTGCCTCGGGCGCGGTGGTCGGCGCCTGGCCGGAGGTGCCGAAGTGCAGGCACAGCGGTAGCCCCGCCTCCTGCGCGGCGGCGAACACCGGGTCCCAGTGGTCGGTGTGGAACGAGGGCAGGCCGAGTGGCACCGGGTTCTCGGTGAACGAGATCGCCTTGACGCCCTTGGCCGCGGTCCGTCGGATCTCCGCCACGGCGGCCGCCACGTCCCAGAGCGGCAGGATCGCGATCGGGATGAAGCGCTCCGGGGCCGCGGCGCACCACTCGTCGAGCATGAAGTCGTTCCAGGCCTGCACGCACAACAGAGCGAGCGCCTTGTCCTCCGCCTGCAGGAAGACGGTGCCGGCGAACCTTGGGAACGACGGAAAGCACAGCGCTGCCTGCACCCCGTCCAGGTCCATGTCGATGACACGGGCCTCGGGCTCGTAGCAGCCGGGGATCATGTCGGTGTAACGCATCGGCTCGGTGCCGAACTGCTCCGGGGGCCGGCCCGCGACCGCGTTCAGCCCGATCTGCGGGTAGCGGCGGCCCTCGTACAACCAGACGTCGGTGCCGCCCCCGGGCCCGTCCTCGCGGACGATCCGGGGACCGGCCTCACGCAGCGCGGCGGGCAGGCGGTCCTGCCAGACACGCGGCGGCTCGACCAGATGGTCGTCGACCGAGATCAGCTGCATGTCGTCCCGCAGCGGCATTCGGCTCACCTCGCGATTGCTCTGGTCGCTCTGGTCGCTTTATCTTATAACGAATTCTTCGTCCGGCAAGACGGGAACAGGCATGGACGACCCAGTTGCGGGCCCTCGGGTGGCGTTGGTAACCGGCGGCGCGTCCGGTCTGGGCCGCGCCGCCGCGACCGCGCTGGCCGATCGTGGCCGACACGTGGTGATCGTGGACCGCACCGAATCGGGTGCGGCGGTGGCCGTGGAGCTGAAGGGCACGTTCGTTCACGCAGACGTGACCGACCCGGCCGAGATGACCGCGGCGGTGGATGCGGCGCTGGCGCACGGCGAACTGCGCGAGGCGGTGCACTGCGCGGGCGGCGGGTCGAGTCGGCGCACGATCGGCCGCGACGGCTCGTACTCCTCCGCCCATCCGCTCGACGAGTTCGCGCGGATCGTCGCGTTGAACATCGTTGGCACGTTCAACTGCGTGCGCCTGGCCGCGACCGCGATGTCGCGCAACGCGCCCGACGCCGACGGTTGCCGCGGCGCGGTCGTCACCACGGCCAGCGTGGCCGCGTTCGACGGGCAGATCGGGCAGGCGGCCTACGCGGCCGGGAAGGCAGGCATCGTCGGAATGACGCTGCCGTTGGCCCGTGACCTGGCCGCGGCCGGGATCCGCGTCAACACCATCGCGCCCGGCACGTTCGAGACCCCACCGATGCTCGCCGTACCCGCGGAACTGCGGGACTCGTTGGGTGCGAGCGTCCCGTTCCCGAAGCGGTTGGGGAACCCTGCCGAGTTCGCGTCGCTGGCGTTGGAGATGCTCACCAACGCCTACCTGAACGGCGAGACCGTCCGCCTCGACGGCGCGATCCGGATGGCCCCGAAGTGAGGAGTCTGCCGTGCGGGTGAAGGTGAACCGGGCGGCCTGCCAGGGGAACGCGCGTTGCTTCTCGGTGGCGCCGGAGGTTTACACCCTGGACGACGACGGCTACAACGTCGGCGGCGAGTTCGAGGTCCCCGAGGAGTTGGCCGAGGCGGCGTTCCGCGGCGCCGGCGAGTGTCCCGAACGCGCGATCACGGTGTTCTTCGACTGAACCCCCTCGCCGATCATCGATGATCGGCGAGGGCTCTCTCATACGCGCAGCGGGCTCTCTCATACGCGGGGCAGGCCCAGGACGCGTTCTGCGACCAAGTCCTTCAGCACCTCGGTGGTGCCTGCCGCGATAGTCGAGCACCGGGTGAACAGCCAGCGCCAGGCGAGGTCCTCGCGCAGCCCGGCGACCGCGGCCGGTCCGCCGAGGTCCAGCGCGGTCTCGGCCAACGCGCGGTCGGTGATGCCCCAGGACAGCTTGATCAACGCCTGCAGTCCGGCCGTGTCCTCCCCCGCCTCGCCGCGGGCCAGCGTTGCCCGGCCCAACTGACCGAGCACCCGCGCCTCGACATAGCGACGCACCACCTCGTCGCGGTCCAACGGGGCCACTGTGCTTGTCTGATTTGGGCCCGTGGCAGCGGCGATCCGCCGGGCCCGGTCCTCCAACGCCGCGGCCCTGGACAGCACGCCGGTCCGCTCGTGCACCAGCGTGCGCACCGTGACGCCCCAACCGCCGTGCAGCGGGCCCATCAGCGCCGAGCGCGGGACCCGCACGTCGGTCAGGAAGACCTCGGCGAACTCCGAGTCGCCGGAGATCATCCGGATCGGCCGCCGCTCGATGCCCGGGGTGTCCATCGGCATCAGCAGCACCGAGATCCCCTTGTGCTTGGGGACGTTCGGGTCGGTACGGGCCAGCAGCATGCAGTGCGTGGCGTGCATGCCGTGCGAGGTCCAGACCTTCTGCCCGTCGATCACGAAGCCGTCGGCGAATGCGTCCTCGTCCACCGCGTCCCCGCCGCGCGCCGGGCGGGCCCGCGTGCGCAGGCCGGCCAGGTCACTGCCGGCCTCCGGTTCGCTGAAGCCCTGGCACCAGATCTCGCTGCCGTCGAGGATCCGCGGCAGGCACGCCCGCTGCTCCGGGGTCCCGAACTCCATCAGTGCCGGGCCCACGTTGGCCAGCCCGAGCACACCCGCGGGCAGCGGCACCCCGGCCCCGGTGAACTCGACGTCGCAGGCGATCCGGTCGCCCACACCCAGGCCGCGCCCGCCGTGCTCGACCGGCCAACCGGGCGCGGCCCAGCCGACGGAGGCCAGCCAACGCTGGGCCTCCAATGCCTCCTCGAAGGTGGCGTCGTGACCGCGGCGCAGGTCGGCCGGCATGGTCGTCAGGGTGGTGCGCAGGTCCTCGGCAGGGGTCGGCACGGAAATAGCCTAATCCTGTTACGATTTATTTGGTCAATCCCCGAGGAGCGGCTGTGGCGACCCCCAAGCTCGAGGCCATCCGGCTGCCCAAGGCGGCCGAGATCGTGGCCCGGACGCTGCGCCGCAAGATCGTCACCGGGGAGCTCGAGGCCGACGACCCGTTGCCGCCCGAGGACCAGCTGATGGCCGAGATGGGCGTCGCGCGCACCACGGTCCGGGAGGCGCTGCGCATCCTGGAGTCCGAGGGTCTCCTGGTCGTGCGCCGCGGGGCCGGTGGCGGAGCACGGATCCGGACGCCCGCCGTACCGATGGTCTCCCGCTACATCGGTCTCCTGCTGCAGTACGAGGGCGCGACGCTGGCCGACGTCCACCATGCGCGGGTGATGCTCGAGGCGCCGGCCGCCGGGCTGCTCGCCGAGCGTGGCACCCCGGAGATCGTCGCGGTCCTGCGCGGCGCGCTGGCCGAGGAGTCCGCCGCGACGGACGACCCTGCGCAGGCCAGCCGTGCGCACGGCCGCTTCCATCACCTGGTGGTGCAGCTGACCGGCTGCCTCACCTACGACGTGCTGACCTCGGTCGCCAACCGGATCATCCAGATTCAGGCCGACCGTTTCCTGGCCGCGCACGGCACCGAGGCCAGCACCCGGGAGGGCCTCGAGGTCGCGCACCGCGCGCATCGGAAACTCATCGACCTGATTGCCGCCCGCGACGTGGCCGGCGCCGAGGCGCTGTGGCGGCGGCACCTGGAGGCCGGCGACGCGCATCTGCTCTCGGCTCCCGGTGCCCGCTCCGTGCTCGACCTGATGGACTGACAAGTGACGCAGTGTCAGGCCGGCCGGGTCGCGGGCAAGGTGGTGCTGATCACCGGTGGGGCCCGCGGCCAGGGCCGGGCCCACGCGGTCGCATTGGCCGCGGAGGGCGCCGATGTCGTCGTCACCGACCTGTGCGCCGACATCGCCTCCGCGCCCTACCCGATGGGCACTGCGGCTGAGTTGGCCGAGACCGCCGAGCAGGTGGCCAAGCACGGCCACCGGGTGTTGACCCGGACCGCCGACGTGCGCGATCCCGCGGCCATGCGTGCGGTGACGGCCGAGGTTATCGCGGAGTTCGGCCGCCTGGACGTCCTGGTGGCCCAGGCCGGGATCGCCCCGCTGGGTTCCGACCGCGGCGTGCAGGCGATGCTCGACGCGGTCGACGTCGACCTGGTCGGTGCGATCAACACGATCAATGCCGCGGTGCCCCACCTCGCCGAGGGAGCCTCGATCATCGCCACCGGGTCCCTCGCGGCGCTACGCCCCCGCAGCGGCGGCGGCGCCGGTGGGCCGGGCGCCGTCGGCTACAAGTACGCGAAGCTCGCGCTGGCCCAGTACGTCCACGAACTCGCGACCGTGCTGGCCCCGCAGCGGATCCGCGTGAACTGCGTGCACCCCACCAACGTCGACACCCCGATGCTGCAGAACTCCGGGATGTACAAGCTGTTCCGACCCGATCTCGACGACCCGAGCCGCGAGGACGCGGAGCAGGCCTTCCCGGTCATGCAGGCGATGCCGGTGCCTTACGTCGCGGTCGAGGACGTCAGCGCCGCGGTGCTCTACCTCGCCTCCGACGAGTCGCGCTACGTGACCGGCATGCAGTTGCGCATCGACGCCGGCGGCTACCTCAACGTCGCGGACTTCCGGCCCTGATGCGGGATCCCCTGCTGCACCGGCCCGCACCGTCGGACGACCCGTCGGGTCGCTTCTTCTGGCAGTCCGGGGAGGACGGCGTGCTGCGGTTTCTGCGCTGCACGGACTGCGGGTACTGGCTGCACCCACCGTCGTCGCGTTGCCCACGATGCCTGTCCGCCGACGTTGCGCCGCAACCGGTGTCCGGCCAGGCCACCGTGCACACCTTCACCGTCAACGTGCAGTCGTGGACGCCGGGCCAGGAGCCGTACGTCTACGCCGTCGTCGAGTTTCCGGAGCAGGACGGCCTTCGGCTGAGCACCAACGTGATCGGCTGCCCCGTCGACGAGGTGCACATCGGGCAGGCGGTACGGGTCACCTTCATCCACCGCAACGACGCCTACTACCCGGTGTTCGTGCCGGAGGTGTCGTGAGCGACAAGTTCGAACAGGACGCAGTGATCTCCGGTGTGGCCCGGTCCGCGATCGGGCGACGGCTCGGTCGCTCCGCGTTGGATCTGACCATCGACGCGGCGGTCGCGGCCATCGCCGACGCGGGCCTGACTCGCGAGGACATCGACGGCATCTGCACCTACCCGGGCGGATCGGCTGACGTCACATTCGGCTACGCCGGACCGCCGCCCCAGGAGGTGCAGGATGCGCTGCGGCTGAATCTGACGTGGTTTCAGGGCAGCGCGGAGTTGCCCGGCCAGCTCGGGGCGGTGGTCGCGGCGATGATGGCCGTGTCCACCGGCCTGTGTCGGCACGTGCTCGTCTACCGGACGGTGACCGAGTCCTCGGCGCAGGGCGGCGGGGGGCGCGCGGCCGTGCTGGGATCCGAACGCGCGCACAGCTACGGGGTATGGAGCGCGCCCTTCGGCGGGACGTCGCCGGTGAACTGGCTGGCCCCGGTCGCCATGCGGCACATGCACGAGTTCGGCACGACTCGCGAGCAGCTGGGCCAGTTGGCGGTGACCTTTCGCCGTCATGCTGCCCTCGACCCGGACGGGGCGGTCTTCACCACTCCGCTGACGCTGGACGACTACCTGGCCGCGCGGATGATCTCTACCCCGCTGTGCCTGTTGGACTGCGACGTCCCGGTCGACGGCTCCACCGCACTGATCGTGTCCACCGCCGCGCACGCCCCGAACACCCCGACCGGCGCCGTGCGCATCGAGGCCGTCGGCACCGCCGCACGCGGCCGACTGTCTTGGGACCAGTACGAGAACCTGACCTCGATGGCTGCGCAGGGTGCCGCCGCGCACCTGTGGAGCCGTACGGATCTGCGGCCGGCCGACGTCGACCTGGCCCAGCTCTACGACGGGTTCTCGATCCTGGCGCTGGTCTGGCTGGAGGCGTTGGGATTCTGCGGCCACGGCGAGGGCGGTGCTTTCCTCGAGGGTGGCGCGAACATCGCGCTGTCCGGACGGCTGCCGTTGAACACCAACGGCGGGCAGCTGTCCGGCGGGCGGCTGCACGGGTACGGCCTCATTCAGGAAGCGGTCGTGCAGTTGCGCCACGCCGCCGGCCCGCGTCAAGTACGCGATGCCGAGGTGGCGCTGGTGTCCAACGGCGGTGGCCCGATCGCCGGGGCCCTACTGCTCACCCGCGACCGCTGAGGCAAGGAGGATAAGCACCTCGCGGCGCAGGAGTTTGCCCGTCGGGGTGCGCGGCAGTTCGTCGTGGAAGACGATGCGCTCGGGCGTCTTCGAGCCACGCAGTGCGGAACGCACGTGGCCGCGCAACACCTCGGCGTCCGGGGCGACACCCGGCGCAGGGACGACAACCGCTTCGAGTCGCTGACCCCATTCCTCGTCCGGCACGCCGACCACCGCGGCGTCGGCGACGGCAGGGTGGCGCAGCAGGACGTCCTCGATCTCGGCCGGCGCGATGTTCTCCCCGCCGCGGATGATGGTGTCGTCGACGCGACCCGTCACGAACAGGTAGCCATCCGCGTCCAGCCGCCCGGAGTCGCGGGTGTCGAAGAAGCCGCGAGCGTCTACGGCCGGCCCGGTGCCGGCGTACTCCCCCGAGACCTGCTCACCGCGAATCCAGATCCGGCCGTCGCGGACCTCCACCTCGACGCCGGGCACCGCACGACCCGCGGAATGCAGGCGGGCGCGGACCTCCGGGTCGCCGGACGCCAGCGCGGCGCGGTGGTCGGCGGGGCTGAGAACGGACACCGTGGAACTGGTCTCAGTCAGTCCGTACGCGTTGACGAATCCGACGCGCGGCCATTCGCGCAGCGCCGTCTCGATGACCCGCGGGGGCATTGCCGCGCCGCCGTAGGCCAACGCGCGCAACGACGGTGCGGACCGATCGCCCTCTGCCGTCATGATGCGCGCGAGCATGGTCGGCACGACCATCGCGTTGGTGATGTCCTCGGCCCGCACGGTCGCCAACCACTCCGCCGGGTCGAACGCGGGCAGCGAGACCACCCGACGGCCGGCGAACAGATTGCTCAGCACGTTGGAGATTCCGGCGATGTGGTACGGCGGAACGCTCACCAATGCGGCCTCGTCGGCCCCTGCACCGGCGAACTCCACCGTGCCGAAGACGTAGGAGACCAGATTGGCGTGGCGCAGCAGCACGCCCTTCGGGGCCGAGGTCGTGCCCGAGGTGTAGATGATGACAGCGGGTGAGTCGCTGTCGGCAGCTGCCTCGACCGGATCGGCGCCGGCGGCCGCAGCGAGGAAGGACTCGTCGGAGACGACCCGCGCGCTCGGGTGACGGGCCATCAGGTCGTCGAGTTGCTCGGCGCCGAGCCGGTAGTTCAGTGGCACGAGCGGCACACCGGCGTACGCCGCCGCAAACAGCGCGACGGGGAACGCGGGTCCGTTCACCGCGAGGAAAACTATCGCGTCGGCATCGGCGGCCAGAGTCGCCCCGCCGCGAGCCAGACGCTCGAGCTGACGGGGCGTCAGTCCATCGGTGCGACTGCCGATCACGACTCGGTCGCCGAAGCCGTCGACCGCCATGCTCAGCAGGGTCGTCAGATGCACGGTCGCGGCCTCAGTCCGAGGCGGGCAACGGTTGGGCGGCCTTGACCACCAACGGATTCCCGTTCACCGCAAGGGTTCCGGCGCCCGCCTTGGTGCACAGCAGTTCGACGGCGTTGGCCGGATCGACGTAGCGCTTGCCCAGCTGGGTCCCGGCGGACTGCGTCGGGTCCGGGGTGCCGGTAGCTGCTGCCGGGTCCTTGGCATCCACCATCGCCGCGCCGCCGCAGGTCAGTTCCAGGTCGGCGTCCGGCCAGCGCACGACAACCACCGCCGTCGCGTCGACCGCGCTGGCCAGGGATTGACCGATGCCGGCCTTCACGTTGCCGCCCCGGCGATCTTCAAGGCGATCAGCTCCTCCTCGGCCAGGCCGAGCTCGCGCAGCAGTTCATCGGTGTGCTCGGCGAACTGTGGGGCCCGGGTCAGGGTCGGTGGGGTCTGGTCGAACTGCACCGGATTCGCCACCAGTTCGCGGGGTACCCCCTCGGCATCGGTCACCGTTGCGATGCCGCCGTTGGCCCGCAGCGCCTCGTCCTGCGCGACTTCCCAGGAGTTCTGCACCACCGCCCATTGGCCCGAGACGTTGCCGAGGACCTCGATCCACTCGGCCAGCGGCCGGGCGGCGAGGATCCCCGCGACCAGTTCAGCGGCCGCGGCGGCGTTAGCCATCAGCGCGGCGGTGTCGGCGAATCGCGCGTCCGTTGCCAGGTCCGGCCGGCCGACGGCGTCGCAGAACTCCGGCCAGTACCGGCCCGGCTGAAGCATCGTCAGTTCCAACCACCGGTCATCCGCGGTGCGATACGAGCCGGACAGCGGATTGGCCGCCGATCCGTGGCGTGGCCGGGCGTTCTGCGGCAGCGGGCCACCGTTCATCAGCGCCAGGTTCACGGTGAACTGGGTGCTCCACGCCCCGACACCGAGCAACGACACGTCGACCACGGAGGTCTCGCCGGTCATGGCACGTTTGAAAAGCGCCGCCGCGATCCCGCCGGCGATCGTCATCCCGCCTGTGCAGTCGCCGTAGGCGCCCGACGGCATCCGGGTCAGTCGGTCCGCGCCGGGTGCGGTGGAACCGGCCGCGCTGCCGCCGCGGGCCCAGAACGCCGTGCTGTCGTAGCCGCCCTTGTCGGCCTCCGGCCCGCGCTGGCCGAAGCCGCTGCCCCGGACGTACACGATGTCCGGGTTGATCGCCCGGACGTCGTCGAGGTCGATGCCGAGCTTTGCCC
This portion of the Sporichthyaceae bacterium genome encodes:
- a CDS encoding amidohydrolase family protein, which gives rise to MPLRDDMQLISVDDHLVEPPRVWQDRLPAALREAGPRIVREDGPGGGTDVWLYEGRRYPQIGLNAVAGRPPEQFGTEPMRYTDMIPGCYEPEARVIDMDLDGVQAALCFPSFPRFAGTVFLQAEDKALALLCVQAWNDFMLDEWCAAAPERFIPIAILPLWDVAAAVAEIRRTAAKGVKAISFTENPVPLGLPSFHTDHWDPVFAAAQEAGLPLCLHFGTSGQAPTTAPEAPFAVTITLFGCNSMFAATDLMFSPVFHKFPRLKVSLAEGGIGWLPYILERADYVWERHRWYQNVNREVPPSELFRRNIWGCFIDDVHGLSSRHEIGVDRITWECDYPHSDSNWPNSRKRAIEVFAEIPDDEVHRMVEWNSRELFNFPRAV
- a CDS encoding SDR family NAD(P)-dependent oxidoreductase, with the protein product MDDPVAGPRVALVTGGASGLGRAAATALADRGRHVVIVDRTESGAAVAVELKGTFVHADVTDPAEMTAAVDAALAHGELREAVHCAGGGSSRRTIGRDGSYSSAHPLDEFARIVALNIVGTFNCVRLAATAMSRNAPDADGCRGAVVTTASVAAFDGQIGQAAYAAGKAGIVGMTLPLARDLAAAGIRVNTIAPGTFETPPMLAVPAELRDSLGASVPFPKRLGNPAEFASLALEMLTNAYLNGETVRLDGAIRMAPK
- a CDS encoding ferredoxin, whose amino-acid sequence is MRVKVNRAACQGNARCFSVAPEVYTLDDDGYNVGGEFEVPEELAEAAFRGAGECPERAITVFFD
- a CDS encoding acyl-CoA dehydrogenase family protein is translated as MPTPAEDLRTTLTTMPADLRRGHDATFEEALEAQRWLASVGWAAPGWPVEHGGRGLGVGDRIACDVEFTGAGVPLPAGVLGLANVGPALMEFGTPEQRACLPRILDGSEIWCQGFSEPEAGSDLAGLRTRARPARGGDAVDEDAFADGFVIDGQKVWTSHGMHATHCMLLARTDPNVPKHKGISVLLMPMDTPGIERRPIRMISGDSEFAEVFLTDVRVPRSALMGPLHGGWGVTVRTLVHERTGVLSRAAALEDRARRIAAATGPNQTSTVAPLDRDEVVRRYVEARVLGQLGRATLARGEAGEDTAGLQALIKLSWGITDRALAETALDLGGPAAVAGLREDLAWRWLFTRCSTIAAGTTEVLKDLVAERVLGLPRV
- a CDS encoding GntR family transcriptional regulator, translating into MATPKLEAIRLPKAAEIVARTLRRKIVTGELEADDPLPPEDQLMAEMGVARTTVREALRILESEGLLVVRRGAGGGARIRTPAVPMVSRYIGLLLQYEGATLADVHHARVMLEAPAAGLLAERGTPEIVAVLRGALAEESAATDDPAQASRAHGRFHHLVVQLTGCLTYDVLTSVANRIIQIQADRFLAAHGTEASTREGLEVAHRAHRKLIDLIAARDVAGAEALWRRHLEAGDAHLLSAPGARSVLDLMD
- a CDS encoding mycofactocin-coupled SDR family oxidoreductase; protein product: MTQCQAGRVAGKVVLITGGARGQGRAHAVALAAEGADVVVTDLCADIASAPYPMGTAAELAETAEQVAKHGHRVLTRTADVRDPAAMRAVTAEVIAEFGRLDVLVAQAGIAPLGSDRGVQAMLDAVDVDLVGAINTINAAVPHLAEGASIIATGSLAALRPRSGGGAGGPGAVGYKYAKLALAQYVHELATVLAPQRIRVNCVHPTNVDTPMLQNSGMYKLFRPDLDDPSREDAEQAFPVMQAMPVPYVAVEDVSAAVLYLASDESRYVTGMQLRIDAGGYLNVADFRP
- a CDS encoding OB-fold domain-containing protein translates to MRDPLLHRPAPSDDPSGRFFWQSGEDGVLRFLRCTDCGYWLHPPSSRCPRCLSADVAPQPVSGQATVHTFTVNVQSWTPGQEPYVYAVVEFPEQDGLRLSTNVIGCPVDEVHIGQAVRVTFIHRNDAYYPVFVPEVS
- a CDS encoding thiolase family protein codes for the protein MSDKFEQDAVISGVARSAIGRRLGRSALDLTIDAAVAAIADAGLTREDIDGICTYPGGSADVTFGYAGPPPQEVQDALRLNLTWFQGSAELPGQLGAVVAAMMAVSTGLCRHVLVYRTVTESSAQGGGGRAAVLGSERAHSYGVWSAPFGGTSPVNWLAPVAMRHMHEFGTTREQLGQLAVTFRRHAALDPDGAVFTTPLTLDDYLAARMISTPLCLLDCDVPVDGSTALIVSTAAHAPNTPTGAVRIEAVGTAARGRLSWDQYENLTSMAAQGAAAHLWSRTDLRPADVDLAQLYDGFSILALVWLEALGFCGHGEGGAFLEGGANIALSGRLPLNTNGGQLSGGRLHGYGLIQEAVVQLRHAAGPRQVRDAEVALVSNGGGPIAGALLLTRDR
- a CDS encoding AMP-binding protein gives rise to the protein MHLTTLLSMAVDGFGDRVVIGSRTDGLTPRQLERLARGGATLAADADAIVFLAVNGPAFPVALFAAAYAGVPLVPLNYRLGAEQLDDLMARHPSARVVSDESFLAAAAGADPVEAAADSDSPAVIIYTSGTTSAPKGVLLRHANLVSYVFGTVEFAGAGADEAALVSVPPYHIAGISNVLSNLFAGRRVVSLPAFDPAEWLATVRAEDITNAMVVPTMLARIMTAEGDRSAPSLRALAYGGAAMPPRVIETALREWPRVGFVNAYGLTETSSTVSVLSPADHRAALASGDPEVRARLHSAGRAVPGVEVEVRDGRIWIRGEQVSGEYAGTGPAVDARGFFDTRDSGRLDADGYLFVTGRVDDTIIRGGENIAPAEIEDVLLRHPAVADAAVVGVPDEEWGQRLEAVVVPAPGVAPDAEVLRGHVRSALRGSKTPERIVFHDELPRTPTGKLLRREVLILLASAVAGEQ
- a CDS encoding CoA transferase — its product is MAGPMSGVRVLEVAQYTFVPAAGAILADWGAQVVKVEHAERGDAQRGIVKLLGHDVYSRGSSFFPVMEGPNRGKRSIGLALDNPASRPVLAELIRRSDVFLTNYLPTARAKLGIDLDDVRAINPDIVYVRGSGFGQRGPEADKGGYDSTAFWARGGSAAGSTAPGADRLTRMPSGAYGDCTGGMTIAGGIAAALFKRAMTGETSVVDVSLLGVGAWSTQFTVNLALMNGGPLPQNARPRHGSAANPLSGSYRTADDRWLELTMLQPGRYWPEFCDAVGRPDLATDARFADTAALMANAAAAAELVAGILAARPLAEWIEVLGNVSGQWAVVQNSWEVAQDEALRANGGIATVTDAEGVPRELVANPVQFDQTPPTLTRAPQFAEHTDELLRELGLAEEELIALKIAGAAT